Proteins encoded in a region of the Sparus aurata chromosome 6, fSpaAur1.1, whole genome shotgun sequence genome:
- the LOC115582891 gene encoding protein FAM72A isoform X2 yields MSTSNANFKNKCVTQVNCIFCDSLLCTRGMKAVLLADTEVELFSTDIPPNRTVDFVASCYSTESCKCKLRDIACLKCGNVVGYHVVAPCKPCLLSCNNGHFWMFNSDAVSTLNRLDATGLNLLLWGDLPELDDSENEESESPSEEECIR; encoded by the exons ATGTCTACATCCAACGCTAATTTCAAAAACAAGTGTGTGACCCAGGTGAACTGTATATTCTGTGACAGTCTGCTCTGCACGAGAGGCATGAAAGCAGTGCTTCTTGCAGACACTGAGGTTGAGCTGTTTTCGACTGATATACCTCCCAATAG AACTGTTGACTTTGTGGCCAGCTGCTACTCCACTGAAAGCTGCAAATGCAAACTGAGAGACATCGCATGTCTCAAGTG tGGTAATGTTGTGGGCTACCATGTTGTGGCCCCCTGTAAACCCTGCCTGCTGTCCTGTAACAACGGCCATTTCTGGATGTTCAATAGCGACGCTGTATCTACTCTCAACAGACTGGATGCGACAG GTCTGAATCTGCTCCTGTGGGGAGATCTCCCAGAGCTGGATGACAGTGAGAATGAAGAATCGGAAAGCCCATCAGAAGAGGAGTGTATTAGGTAG
- the LOC115582891 gene encoding protein FAM72A isoform X1, protein MSTSNANFKNKCVTQVNCIFCDSLLCTRGMKAVLLADTEVELFSTDIPPNRHPPPRTVDFVASCYSTESCKCKLRDIACLKCGNVVGYHVVAPCKPCLLSCNNGHFWMFNSDAVSTLNRLDATGLNLLLWGDLPELDDSENEESESPSEEECIR, encoded by the exons ATGTCTACATCCAACGCTAATTTCAAAAACAAGTGTGTGACCCAGGTGAACTGTATATTCTGTGACAGTCTGCTCTGCACGAGAGGCATGAAAGCAGTGCTTCTTGCAGACACTGAGGTTGAGCTGTTTTCGACTGATATACCTCCCAATAG GCACCCTCCCCCAAGAACTGTTGACTTTGTGGCCAGCTGCTACTCCACTGAAAGCTGCAAATGCAAACTGAGAGACATCGCATGTCTCAAGTG tGGTAATGTTGTGGGCTACCATGTTGTGGCCCCCTGTAAACCCTGCCTGCTGTCCTGTAACAACGGCCATTTCTGGATGTTCAATAGCGACGCTGTATCTACTCTCAACAGACTGGATGCGACAG GTCTGAATCTGCTCCTGTGGGGAGATCTCCCAGAGCTGGATGACAGTGAGAATGAAGAATCGGAAAGCCCATCAGAAGAGGAGTGTATTAGGTAG